Proteins found in one Anopheles aquasalis chromosome 3, idAnoAquaMG_Q_19, whole genome shotgun sequence genomic segment:
- the LOC126576635 gene encoding clavesin-2-like, protein MSSSEQKPLPVPSLEKAPEKYDDEAEEPTGPANIAETLEKLREGPLVREQNLKQMRDWIAKHPHIRRCRTDARFLLRFLRAKKYSFLVASQTLERYLAARIIHPGWFQRLDIRDPELSHLADIGFVYPLLEHTADGCTVTITDFGLLDPKRYTIEHSNRMHILLVEAYGEDPLVQCAGGIMIFDMQHVTLAHQSIISLSALKQVAKFINNGLPLRCQGVYAVNVPAGAMWIVNGLVSLLHEKIRKRVAVFRDFDEFTKERFDRQLLPKEYGGKVPKSEHMKAFRERAELYRDRLLTLDEMDIDLDHNEAYSRQALLDDIEGGAVGSFRKLELD, encoded by the exons aTGTCAAGCAGCGAACAGAAACCATTACCGGTGCCCAGTCTGGAGAAGGCCCCAGAGAAGTACGACGACGAGGCGGAAGAACCGACGGGACCGGCCAACATCGCCGAAACGCTCGAAAAGCTCCGTGAGGGTCCATTGGTGCGAGAGCAGAATCTGAAACAGATGCGGGATTGGATCGCAAAGCATCCACACATTCGACGATGCCGTACGGACGCCCGGTTCCTGTTGCGATTCCTGCGTGCCAAGAAGTACTCCTTCCTAGTGGCCTCACAGACACTCGAGCGTTATCTTGCCGCCCGCATCATCCATCCTGGCTGGTTCCAACGGCTCGACATACGTGATCCCGAGCTGAGCCACCTGGCGGACATTGGGTTCGTGTATCCACTGCTGGAACACACCGCGGACGGCTGTACGGTGACGATCACGGATTTTGGACTACTGGATCCAAAGCGCTATACGATCGAACATAGCAACCGGATGCACATCCTGCTGGTGGAGGCGTACGGTGAGGATCCGCTCGTCCAGTGTGCCGGTGGGATCATGATCTTTGACATGCAGCACGTGACGCTCGCCCATCAGAGTATCATTTCGCTCAGTGCGCTCAAACAGGTGGCCAAGTTCATCAACAACGGGCTACCGTTGCGGTGTCAGGGTGTGTACGCCGTCAACGTACCAGCCGGTGCGATGTGGATTGTGAACGGACTCGTTAGCCTACTGCACGAGAAAATTCGAAAACGTGTCGCG GTATTTCGCGATTTCGACGAATTCACCAAAGAGCGCTTCGATCGGCAGTTGCTGCCGAAAGAGTACGGTGGCAAGGTACCGAAAAGTGAGCACATGAAGGCATTCCGGGAGCGAGCCGAGCTTTACCGGGACCGACTGTTGACACTGGATGAGATGGACATCGATCTGGATCACAACGAGGCCTACTCGAGGCAGGCTTTGCTCGATGACATCGAAGGTGGTGCCGTTGGCAGCTTCCGGAAACTAGAGCTGGATTAG